The genomic stretch AGCAGTGGGTGGTTATCTCGGAGAGGGTCAAAGAATCGCCGGGATTCGCCGTAAGGGCGGCATGAGCCTGTGGAAGAAGTCGGGGTTAGCAAAACACATGCTGGGAAGAGACCTCAGTATAGATCCCAATAGTCTGTAATATGTGTTGATAAGGCCTAAGGAGGTTGTACAGTGAAGAAATTTAATGTTACGGTTAACGGTGAAGCCTTTGAAGTAGAAGTTGAAGATCTTTCTCCAGGTCAACCTGCGGCAGCAGCACCCAGCAGTGCTGCGTCTGCACCTCCGCCGGCAGCCGCGCAGCAGGTGGCTGAGGAGCCCAAGGTGGAGCCCAAGAAGGAAGCAGCACCTGCACCAAAGGCAGCCGCACCGGCAGGTGCCGGTACTGTTATTTCCCCGATGCCGGGTAACGTCTGGAAAGTCCTGGTCAGCGAAGGTGATCAGGTCAACGAAGGCGATGCACTTATAATTCTTGAAGCTATGAAGATGGAAAATGAGATTGGTGCACCCTGCGCCGGTACAGTGAAAAAAATTGGCGTGGAAGAAGGCCAAGCAGTATCCAAAGATGCTTTGCTTGTAGAGATTGGCTAGGACTGAGTTGAAATTAAGAATTTCGCAGACTTTAGAATAAATGAGGAGGGTGCATCTTGAATAAGCGTAAAAAGATTACTATAGTTGGTGCCGGTAATGTGGGAGCTACTTGTGCTCACTGGGCCGCAGCCAAGGAGCTTGGCGATGTTGTACTAATCGATGTTGTAGAAGGGATTCCCCAGGGTAAAGCTTTGGACCTTCGGCAGGCAGCTCCCATTGAAGGTTTTGACTCTAATGTTATTGGTACCAATGATTATGCTGATACCGCAGGCTCAGATATCGCTGTTATAACGGCCGGGATAGCCCGTAAGCCTGGCATGAGCCGCGATGACTTGATTGATACCAACTCCAAAATTGTATCCGATGTTGCTTCAAAAATAGCTCAGCATTCCCCCAATGCCTTTATAATCGTAGTTACCAACCCGCTGGATGTTATGGTTTATGCTGCTTACAAGGCCAGCGGATTCCCTGCCAACCGTGTATTCGGTATGGCCGGTGTGCTGGATTCGGCTCGTTTCCGTACCTTCATTGCAGATGAAGTCGGTGTTTCCTTTGAAGATGTCAGTGCCTTTGTAATGGGTGGACACGGCGATGATATGGTTCCTCTGGTACGTTACAGTTATGCAGGCGGCATCCCCATTGAAAATCTTATTTCCAAGGACAGAATTGATGCCATTGTTGATCGGACCAGAAATGGCGGCGCTGAAATCGTTAATTACTTGAAGACCGGTAGTGCCTTCTATGCTCCATCAAGGTCGGTAGTTGAAATGGTTGAGGCTGTATTAAAAGACAAGAAGCGTATATTACCTGTGGCAGCATACTGCAGTGGGGAATATGGCATTAATGATACCTACGTTGGGGTTCCGGCCATCATTGGTGGCAACGGCGTAGAAAAAATTATTGAACTGGAACTGTCCGACCAAGAGAAAGCCGCTTTAAATAAATCAATAGAATCCGTTCGGAAAGTTATGGAGAAGCTTTAAATTTCATAGGACGTGAGGATAGGAGGCTTAACGAATGAGTGCGAATAAGGTTAAAATAACCGATACTACTATGCGTGATGGCCACCAGTCACTGTTGGCCACCAGGATGAGAACAGAGCATATCATACCGGCACTTGAGCGGCATGATGAGATAGGTTTCCACTCCCTGGAAGTATGGGGTGGAGCTACTTTTGATACATGTATGCGTTTTTGTGGTGACGATCCCTGGGAACGTCTCAAGGTAATCAAACGTCATCTGAAAAAGACCCCTACACAAATGTTGCTTCGTGCTCAGAACGTGGTTGGTTACAAGCACTATTCAGACGATGTACTGGATGAGTTTATAAAAAAATCCGTTGCTAACGGTATGGATATTTTCCGTATTTTTGATGCTCTGAACGATCTGAGAAATATGGAGCAATCAATCAAGACCACCATTGCTGAAGGTGGCCATGCCCAAGGTACCGTTTGTTATGCCATCAGCCCGGTGCATACCGTTGAATATTACGTAAATATGGCTAAGGAACTGCAAAGTATGGGTTGTCACTCCATCTGCCTTAAGGATATGGCCGGTATTATAGCGCCGTACATGGTTTATGAAATCGTAAAAGGCATGAAAGATGCCGGAATTAAGATTCCGATTCAGGTTCATTGCCACTATACCAGTGGAATGGCCTCTATGGCTTACATGAAGGCCGTGGAAGCAGGAGCTGACATCATTGACTGTGCAATCTCAACAATGAGCAATCAGACTTCACAGCCTGCAGTGGAAACAATGGCAGCAGCATTTGCTGACACCCCGCATGATCCTGAGATTAATATAGAGCTCTGTGCAGAGATGGCCGATTATTGGAAGGATGTACGTGCAGAGTATGCTGAATTTGATGTGTCAAACAAGTGGCCTGATGCAAGAGTTCTTGTTTACCAGTGCCCCGGTGGTATGATGTCCAACTTCCTTTCGCAGTTGCAGCAGGCCAATGCCCTTGACCGCCTGCCGGAAGTGTTTGAAGAAATGCCACGTGTGCAAGAAGACTTTGGGTGGCCGCCGTTGGTTACCCCGTCCAGCCAGATTGTCGGTACTCAGGCAGTTATGAACGTTCTTGCCGGTCGTTATAAAATGTGTACCAACGAAGTTAAGCAATATATGCGCGGCTATTACGGAAGACCGCCTGCCCCGATCAACGAGGAGGCACGCAAGCAAATTATTAAAGACGAGAAGCCCATTGGCTGTCGCCCTGCTGACCTAATTGATCCTGAATTGCCGCAGGCCAAGGAGTTGGCTGCACCAATTATGGAGAAAGAGGAAGATATTATTTCAATAGCCTTATATCCTCAGGTAGCAGCTAAGTTCCTGGAAGAAAGAATGGCTAAAAAGCTCAAGATTGACGTTGAGCTGGCTAAACAAAGCACTGAGTTTTATCCTGTATAAGAAAATAGCTTTTTATTTGTAATCAAAGCCTGTGGTTTATTAAACCACAGGCTTTTTTGTTTTATTAACTGCTTGGCAACAGTTTAAGCTGCCCATTGATTAGTTTACATAAAACAGTAAAGAGAGGGTAAGAGAGAGGTGGGCTCCAATAAAAATGATCTCAATCGAAGGATGATCTCCAATCAAGGATGACTTTGCGGCATACAGGGAACCTGGGGAACCTTTGTAGCTCAGGCGAGTAAATCAGCCTTTAAACTTTAATTTTTGCTGTTTAGCGGAAAGCCATGTTTCACAGAACGTTTTTTTATAGAATAATGGCAAAAGTAATGTGTAATGACACCAAGGATGATTATGATGACTACCATTGACAAAGAAAAATTAAAAAGTTTGCCCAAAATGTGTTTATTGGAAGAGGCAAAAGTCTGTGATAACTGCTGTGAATGTTTTATCTGTGATTTAGATCCAAATAAGGTATGCGATAATTGTGCAAAATGTTTTAAGCTGGCGGATTTTAACGGAATAAAAATCAATGATATAATAGTGGATTAATAATGGATATGGATAATGAAAGTTGTGTGATTGCTATTTTTTTTTAAAAAATAGCTTCCGATAATAAATATTATGTAAACTAAAAAATGTTTACATAATATTTGAATATTTGTTTGATTTAACTGGTTATCCTCTCCGTTTATATCCCCCCGTTTGATTTGTCTTCCATTCTCTTCTTTCGCTTTCTTTTATGCTTGGTTCTTTTCAGTACTTCCGTAAAAATTAACGGCAGGCGTGCAAACTGCCTGCCGTACAATGAACTAGCCGCCTTGGTTGATTTTAGCCTTTTCCCGGATAGTATTACTTTTATTTGTGTTTGAACTCAGGATCCCTGTTTGCAAAAAACGCTTCTACACCTTCTTTAACGTCACTGGTTAGAAACACCCTGTCAAAATTATTAATTTCTACTTGCATACCTTCTTGTAAAGGGAGTTGCAATCCTTGGTTAATGCTCTGTTTTAAGAGTTTAATGGCTGCCCCTGATCTACGAGCAATATCTTTTGCTAACGCCTTGGAAGATTGCAGAATCTCTCCGTGAGGTACTATATGGTTAACTAGTCCAATCCGGTAAGCTTCCTCGGCAGATATTGGCGTCCCAAGATATAGTAACTCCTTTGCCTTTGTTTCACCAATCAATCTTGGTAAGCGCTGGGTACCACCTGCGCCAGGAAAAAGGCCTAAATTAATTTCGGGCAATCCTATTTTAGCTTTTTCCGACATTAATCTTAAGTCACAAGCTAAAGCTAATTCACATCCGCCTCCTAAGGAAATACCGTTAATGGCTGCAATTATAGGCCTGGGAAAATAGCTAACGGTATTGAAAACGTAATGATAATATTGGACAAATTTAGTGGCTTCCCCTTTGTTGCCCATTAAAGATAAAAATTCATTAATGTCTGCTCCACCAACAAAAGTTTTATCCCCGGCACCTGTAATAACAATGGCTCTAACTTCTGGGTTTCCGCTTATTTCATCTAGACATGATACCATTTCTTTTAATTGTTTCGTGCCTATTGTATTTACCGGTGGGTTATTAATTGTTATTACGCCGATAGAATCTTCTTTATACCATGTTACCCAGTTTCTACCAGACAATCCGGCACCCCCTTTGTATTTAATGGCAAGCATATTTGCAATAATATCCTCGCTGGAGAATCTTAACCTTTTCGTTTTTTTGTTTAAAGTCTACGGGCAATGGTTAACTTTTCTGCTTCCTTGGCGCCCTCGTAAATCTCCAGTATTTTAGCATCCCTATAAAACCTCTGTACGTCATACTCATCGATATACCCGTATCCTCCATGAAGCTGTACCGCCTTGTCACAAACCCACACGGCTGTTTCTCCGGCATAATATTTGGCCATGGCATTAAGGGCAGGATCGATTTGATTGTTATCTACTTTCCAAGCGGCTTTGTAGGCAGTATTTCGTGCCATTTCTATTCGGGTAGCCATTTCGGCCAGTTGAAATTGTATGCCCTGATTTGAAGCCAGAGGCTTACCAAAAGTTTTTCTTTCCTGAACATACTGTAGTGTTTTGTCCAAAGCCCCCTGGGCTAAGCCCACACCCTGGGCGGTAACCATTATCCTGGTCACATCAAAGAAATGCATCAGTTGATGAAAGCCCTTTCCTTCCTGTCCAATTAGGTTCTCTCTGGGAACTCTTACATCCTCAAAAATAATTTCAGCCGTATCACTGGCCCGTATGCCCATTTTGCCACTAATTTTGTTGCGGGTGATTCCTTCCCTGTCTGCCTCCACCAGGATTAAGCTATGCTGCCTGTGCCTTTTTTCTGCCTCGGGATTAGTAATACATAAAACTACCATAAAGTCACAAACGGTACCGTTAGTAATAAACATTTTGCTTCCATTTATGACATACTGGTCACCGTCTTTCACGGCCCTCGTTCTGGTACCGGCTACGTCAGTACCTGCATTGGGTTCTGTATAAGCCCCGGCACATATGGCCTCACCGTTTACCAAAAGAGGTAAGTATTTTCGTTTTTGCTCTTCAGAGCCAAAGAATAAAATGTTCTCAGCCCCAAAGATGGCCGCTACCACCACTAAGCCCAGTCCCAGGTCTATTCTGGAGAGCTGTTCAGTGATCAGGGCGTTTTCAAAAAAACCAGCTCCGGGACCTCCGTATTCCTCCGGGATCATTACCCCCACCAAACCGGTTTGACAAGCCTTCT from Bacillota bacterium encodes the following:
- a CDS encoding acyl-CoA dehydrogenase; the encoded protein is MDFELTDEQTLMQSMAYKFAQKEFEPIARECDRQEKYPRDIFKKACQTGLVGVMIPEEYGGPGAGFFENALITEQLSRIDLGLGLVVVAAIFGAENILFFGSEEQKRKYLPLLVNGEAICAGAYTEPNAGTDVAGTRTRAVKDGDQYVINGSKMFITNGTVCDFMVVLCITNPEAEKRHRQHSLILVEADREGITRNKISGKMGIRASDTAEIIFEDVRVPRENLIGQEGKGFHQLMHFFDVTRIMVTAQGVGLAQGALDKTLQYVQERKTFGKPLASNQGIQFQLAEMATRIEMARNTAYKAAWKVDNNQIDPALNAMAKYYAGETAVWVCDKAVQLHGGYGYIDEYDVQRFYRDAKILEIYEGAKEAEKLTIARRL
- a CDS encoding pyruvate carboxylase subunit B, whose translation is MSANKVKITDTTMRDGHQSLLATRMRTEHIIPALERHDEIGFHSLEVWGGATFDTCMRFCGDDPWERLKVIKRHLKKTPTQMLLRAQNVVGYKHYSDDVLDEFIKKSVANGMDIFRIFDALNDLRNMEQSIKTTIAEGGHAQGTVCYAISPVHTVEYYVNMAKELQSMGCHSICLKDMAGIIAPYMVYEIVKGMKDAGIKIPIQVHCHYTSGMASMAYMKAVEAGADIIDCAISTMSNQTSQPAVETMAAAFADTPHDPEINIELCAEMADYWKDVRAEYAEFDVSNKWPDARVLVYQCPGGMMSNFLSQLQQANALDRLPEVFEEMPRVQEDFGWPPLVTPSSQIVGTQAVMNVLAGRYKMCTNEVKQYMRGYYGRPPAPINEEARKQIIKDEKPIGCRPADLIDPELPQAKELAAPIMEKEEDIISIALYPQVAAKFLEERMAKKLKIDVELAKQSTEFYPV
- the mdh gene encoding malate dehydrogenase, with amino-acid sequence MNKRKKITIVGAGNVGATCAHWAAAKELGDVVLIDVVEGIPQGKALDLRQAAPIEGFDSNVIGTNDYADTAGSDIAVITAGIARKPGMSRDDLIDTNSKIVSDVASKIAQHSPNAFIIVVTNPLDVMVYAAYKASGFPANRVFGMAGVLDSARFRTFIADEVGVSFEDVSAFVMGGHGDDMVPLVRYSYAGGIPIENLISKDRIDAIVDRTRNGGAEIVNYLKTGSAFYAPSRSVVEMVEAVLKDKKRILPVAAYCSGEYGINDTYVGVPAIIGGNGVEKIIELELSDQEKAALNKSIESVRKVMEKL
- a CDS encoding enoyl-CoA hydratase — encoded protein: MLAIKYKGGAGLSGRNWVTWYKEDSIGVITINNPPVNTIGTKQLKEMVSCLDEISGNPEVRAIVITGAGDKTFVGGADINEFLSLMGNKGEATKFVQYYHYVFNTVSYFPRPIIAAINGISLGGGCELALACDLRLMSEKAKIGLPEINLGLFPGAGGTQRLPRLIGETKAKELLYLGTPISAEEAYRIGLVNHIVPHGEILQSSKALAKDIARRSGAAIKLLKQSINQGLQLPLQEGMQVEINNFDRVFLTSDVKEGVEAFFANRDPEFKHK
- a CDS encoding biotin/lipoyl-binding protein; this encodes MKKFNVTVNGEAFEVEVEDLSPGQPAAAAPSSAASAPPPAAAQQVAEEPKVEPKKEAAPAPKAAAPAGAGTVISPMPGNVWKVLVSEGDQVNEGDALIILEAMKMENEIGAPCAGTVKKIGVEEGQAVSKDALLVEIG